A DNA window from Aythya fuligula isolate bAytFul2 chromosome 4, bAytFul2.pri, whole genome shotgun sequence contains the following coding sequences:
- the TRMT10A gene encoding tRNA methyltransferase 10 homolog A: MSSETPTESPEVPTENTMPPDVPDVEGKVKSSDSQVDRQVEGSDEVECLESLSKRQRKKLLKQKQWEEQKDLRRQKRKEKRQKRKLERQSKLDSNSEGSGRKRMRREVVPSTLRLVVDCSFDDLMVLKDVKKLHKQIQRCYAENRKAFHPVQFYLTSHGGQLKSNMNENDKGWVNWKDIQIRTEHYSELIKKEDLVYLTSDSPDVLSDLDEKKAYVIGGLVDHNHHKGITYKKAVEQGIGHAQLPLGNFVKMNSRKVLAVNHVFEIILAYLEKRDWKEAFFSVLPQRKGAVPLGEANDSSTRALSEKEGEDKNSDSN; encoded by the exons ATGTCATCAGAAACACCAACAGAAAGTCCAGAGGTGCCAACAGAAAACACCATGCCCCCCGATGTTCCTGATGTGGAAGGAAAGGTGAAGTCTAGCGACAGTCAAGTAGACAGACAGGTGGAAGGCTCAGATGAGGTAGAATGCCTTGAGTCCCTGTCCAAGAGGCAAAGGAAGAAACTACTGAAGCAGAAACAGTGGGAAGAACAGAAGGATCTACGTAG acaGAAACGAAAAGAAAAACGTCAGAAGAGAAAATTAGAACGTCAGTCAAAACTGGACTCCAATAGTGAAGGGAGTGGCAGAAAGCGTATGCGAAGGGAAGTTGTTCCCAGTACTCTTCGCCTCGTTGTGGACTGCAGCTTCGATGACTTAATGGTGCTAAAG GATGTTAAGAAGCTTCACAAGCAAATTCAGAGATGTTACGCAGAAAACCGCAAAGCATTCCATCCTGTGCAG TTTTACTTGACCAGCCATGGCGGACAGCTGAAGAGCAACATGAATGAAAACGACAAAGGATGGGTGAACTGGAAG gaTATCCAAATTAGAACAGAGCATTACAGTGAGCTAATAAAGAAGGAAGACCTAGTATATCTTACCTCAGATTCCCCAGATGTTCTCAGCGACCTTGATGAGAAGAAAGCCTATGTGATTGGAGGCCTGGTGGATCACAATCACCACAAG GGAATTACTTACAAAAAAGCTGTAGAGCAGGGAATTGGTCATGCACAGCTCCCCCTTGGAAACTTTGTGAAGATGAACAGTCGGAAAGTGTTAGCAGTCAATCATG TGTTTGAAATCATCCTTGCATACCTGGAGAAGAGAGACTGGAAGGAGGCCTTTTTCAGCGTCCTGCCACAGCGGAAAGGGGCTGTTCCTCTGGGAGAAGCCAACGACTCATCCACACGTGCTCTGTCTGAAAAAGAAGGTGAAGACAAAAACTCTGACAGCAACTAG
- the C4H4orf17 gene encoding uncharacterized protein C4orf17 homolog: protein MNTSPRPGCEAEASHDVPRNQCRYSHSSCAAGKYYFSRNIPHPRMVCHIPGLNNTPVCIVRNSFLQEQARAEGTAIPEQEASQEHVRSGNAAGSSLACSYFPRLEALMQRAPGFLPFVAQNREGLADFPKTTQSNPTSPEKLLKKRSQTSAQPAAAQGAHKPPTQPSSLFANLTHSPYVQENVNFIPSYLDWEIKVLDRLGKVLQTDSLTEIQKWLLKASLKEKDLMSNLIYSELADKNVLNNQPHAMKEGATENTNIPCLLKPPPTPRRGPEREMNNRPSTKESEASQNMKIVRPNFSDNMRN from the exons ATGAACACCAGCCCCAGGCCGGGGTGTGAAGCCGAGGCCAGCCACGATGTGCCACGGAACCAGTGCCGTTACTCGCACTCCAGCTGCGCGGCGGGGAAGTACTACTTCTCCAGGAACATCCCCCACCCTCGGATGGTCTGCCACATCCCCG GCTTAAATAACACTCCAGTCTGTATtgtaagaaacagctttttacaAGAACAAGCACGTGCTGAAGGAACAGCCATCCCCGAGCAAGAAGCCAGTCAAGAGCATGTGCGAAGTGGGAACGCCGCGGGGAGCTCGCTTGCCTGCAGCTACTTTCCAAGGCTCGAGGCTCTCATGCAAAGGGCTCCAGGTTTTTTGCCATTCGTGGCAC aaaacagagaaggacttgcAGATTTTCCTAAAACGACTCAAAGCAACCCTACTTCACCTGAAAAG cttttgaaaaagcGATCCCAAACCTCTGCACAACCTGCAGCTGCGCAGGGAGCCCACAAGCCTCCCACCCAGCCTTCCTCTCTGTTTGCCAACTTGACTCACAGCCCTTATGTTCAGGAGAACGTGAATTTCATCCCAAGCTACCTGGATTGGGAAATAAAG GTGCTGGACAGACTGGGCAAAGTTTTACAGACAGATTCACTTACGGAGATCCAGAAATGGCTCTTGAAGGCAAGCCTGAAAG AGAAAGACTTAATGTCCAACCTGATTTACTCGGAACTGGCTGACAAAAACGTGCTGAATAATCAGCCCCACGCCATGAAGGAAGGCGCAACAGAGAACACGAATATCCCCTGTCTGCTGAAGCCTCCCCCCACTCCTCGGAGAGGTCCAGAAAGGGAAATGAATAACAG GCCTTCAACTAAAGAATCAGAAGCAAGTCAAAACATGAAGATTG TGAGACCAAACTTCAGTGACAATATGcgaaattaa